A region of Bryobacteraceae bacterium DNA encodes the following proteins:
- a CDS encoding GNAT family N-acetyltransferase, with protein sequence MADTVRITALDEQHDRSSFASGSDALDRYFKTQASQDLRRRIATCFVAVSDETDEIVGYYTLAATNIALTDLSPATAKKLPRYPTVPAVLLGRLAIAKSHQGRGLGSVLLVDAIKRCSRAELGIFAIVVDAKDEGAQRFYEHFGFSLLPGAGRRLMLPMNEALRNLG encoded by the coding sequence ATGGCCGACACGGTCCGCATCACGGCGCTCGACGAGCAGCATGATCGTTCTTCGTTTGCCAGCGGTTCGGATGCTCTCGATCGCTACTTCAAAACCCAGGCGTCACAAGATCTTCGCCGGCGGATCGCCACATGCTTCGTTGCCGTGAGCGACGAGACCGACGAGATTGTCGGCTACTACACGCTCGCCGCCACCAACATCGCGTTGACCGATCTTTCGCCCGCGACGGCAAAGAAGCTGCCACGCTATCCAACGGTTCCGGCCGTCTTGCTGGGCCGTCTCGCCATCGCGAAATCCCATCAGGGCAGGGGCCTCGGAAGTGTGTTGCTCGTCGACGCCATCAAGCGGTGCTCACGCGCAGAACTTGGAATCTTCGCGATCGTTGTGGACGCCAAAGACGAGGGGGCACAGCGATTTTATGAACATTTCGGGTTCAGTTTGCTGCCGGGTGCCGGGCGCCGGCTCATGCTTCCGATGAATGAGGCGTTGCGCAACCTGGGATGA
- a CDS encoding LysR family transcriptional regulator, protein MTRNDLSILSAFLAVAEERSFTRAGKRMGVSPSAISHAIRELEENIGVRLLSRTTRSVTTTDAGQHLLARLRPALSEIREAVDQVAGFRDQPAGRVRLLAPRLAAVTVLAPKLGQFARDYPDVLLDVTTDNSRMDIVAAGFDAGIHFGEYIEKDMIAVRVSKDHRPAIVGSPEYFKSHPRPKSPKDLMNHQCINFRHGSAGVYRWEFEKGRKSLSVAVNGPLILDDLEIVTRAAIDGVGLAFMSEDHAAPHLAGGALMRVLEDWSQPFPGFFLYYPNRRQQPAALSALIKALRM, encoded by the coding sequence ATGACGCGGAACGATCTGAGCATCCTGTCGGCGTTCCTTGCCGTCGCGGAGGAACGGAGCTTCACGCGCGCCGGCAAGCGCATGGGCGTTTCACCCTCCGCGATCAGTCACGCAATCCGGGAACTGGAAGAGAACATCGGCGTGCGCCTGCTCTCCCGGACCACGCGCAGCGTCACGACGACCGATGCCGGGCAGCACCTGCTCGCGCGCCTGCGCCCTGCCCTCTCCGAGATCCGCGAAGCGGTGGACCAGGTCGCGGGATTCCGGGACCAACCGGCGGGCCGCGTGCGCCTGCTGGCGCCCCGACTCGCCGCCGTGACGGTGCTCGCGCCGAAGCTCGGCCAGTTCGCGCGGGACTACCCGGACGTTCTGCTCGACGTCACGACCGATAACAGCCGCATGGATATTGTGGCCGCGGGCTTCGACGCGGGCATTCACTTCGGCGAGTACATCGAGAAAGACATGATTGCCGTGCGCGTATCCAAGGATCACAGGCCGGCCATCGTCGGTTCGCCGGAATACTTCAAATCGCATCCGCGTCCCAAGTCGCCCAAAGACCTGATGAACCATCAATGCATCAACTTCCGGCACGGCTCCGCGGGCGTCTACCGCTGGGAGTTCGAAAAAGGCAGGAAATCGCTGTCCGTCGCCGTCAACGGACCGCTGATCCTCGACGACCTGGAGATCGTGACCCGCGCCGCGATAGATGGCGTGGGCCTCGCCTTCATGTCGGAGGATCACGCGGCGCCGCACCTTGCGGGCGGGGCGCTGATGCGCGTTCTCGAAGATTGGAGCCAGCCGTTCCCCGGCTTCTTTCTCTACTATCCCAATCGGCGGCAACAGCCGGCCGCGCTTTCCGCTTTGATCAAGGCCCTGCGAATGTAG